A stretch of the Dehalococcoidales bacterium genome encodes the following:
- a CDS encoding MFS transporter → MVVQAISAAVRFSFGVLIDPLIEEYGWSRGAISLAYSLQFLVGIPAVLVAGRLAEKTDSRRIVIGGTIIFTVGMLLTATISEVWQFQFYYGVLAGGLGSSAFITVLPVLLTRWFHRKLGLAMGVMWVSVSLGPSVFMPLVRWSIEAMGWGDTFIIFGVVGGILMLASSFFLRDHPGEMGLTAYGSQDIETAQVNTGSGVAAFSWRQITVNSSFWFLIAVHALGCVGHSIPLAHMVSMATFVGIAGITAAGVLSVATAASLFSRLGMSFVAEAKGGRFTLALVLLLQTLPTMLLLNAREVPLFYSFALLFGLGYGGEMVGFPIFNRQYYGNNAPLNTIYSYQMAGAMLGMSVGGWLGGTLFDLTGVYTWSVLASVGASMLGMIAALMLPLHYAHPHSSDVA, encoded by the coding sequence ATGGTAGTGCAGGCCATAAGCGCGGCGGTCCGTTTTTCTTTTGGGGTATTGATTGACCCTTTAATAGAAGAGTATGGCTGGAGCCGGGGAGCCATCTCCTTAGCCTACAGTCTCCAGTTCCTGGTGGGGATTCCCGCCGTTCTCGTGGCTGGCCGCCTGGCGGAGAAAACCGATTCTCGCCGGATTGTTATCGGGGGAACCATTATCTTTACGGTTGGTATGCTGCTTACCGCCACCATTTCCGAGGTGTGGCAGTTCCAGTTTTATTACGGCGTGCTCGCTGGCGGTCTGGGTTCATCGGCCTTTATCACCGTACTTCCGGTACTGCTTACCCGCTGGTTTCACCGGAAACTCGGGCTGGCAATGGGTGTTATGTGGGTCAGTGTCAGCCTGGGACCATCAGTATTCATGCCTCTGGTACGCTGGTCTATCGAAGCCATGGGCTGGGGTGATACCTTCATTATTTTTGGCGTGGTCGGCGGAATACTGATGCTGGCATCCAGTTTTTTCCTCAGAGACCACCCCGGAGAGATGGGCCTGACTGCTTATGGAAGCCAGGATATAGAGACGGCACAGGTCAATACCGGCTCCGGAGTTGCCGCTTTTTCCTGGCGGCAGATTACGGTTAATAGTAGCTTCTGGTTTTTAATTGCCGTCCATGCCCTGGGCTGTGTCGGCCATTCCATACCTTTAGCCCACATGGTCTCTATGGCCACTTTTGTCGGTATTGCCGGGATTACCGCCGCCGGAGTGTTGAGCGTTGCCACCGCCGCTTCGCTATTCAGCCGGCTGGGGATGTCTTTCGTGGCTGAGGCAAAGGGAGGCAGGTTTACCCTGGCTCTGGTCTTGCTGTTGCAGACTTTACCCACTATGCTGCTGCTTAACGCCCGGGAAGTACCTTTGTTTTACTCTTTTGCTTTACTCTTCGGGCTGGGCTATGGTGGAGAGATGGTTGGCTTTCCCATCTTTAACCGTCAGTATTACGGGAATAATGCTCCACTAAATACTATCTACTCCTATCAGATGGCCGGTGCCATGCTGGGGATGTCAGTTGGCGGCTGGTTAGGCGGCACTTTGTTTGACCTGACCGGGGTTTACACGTGGAGCGTTCTGGCCTCAGTTGGCGCCAGTATGCTGGGAATGATAGCCGCCCTGATGCTGCCCTTACATTATGCTCATCCGCATTCCTCTGATGTTGCTTGA